In Saccharomonospora marina XMU15, one genomic interval encodes:
- a CDS encoding SagB/ThcOx family dehydrogenase: MSSRETTERALAVHRLLNSQRPVPAQPLPDGRRIPLPDVHPPKADLVATLARRRSTYSRMDRDLELAALSGLLRFSVGVQRFVPAFGVEEYPLSMAPSAGGLDILRAYVLVRRAELVEPGVYRYEALSHELIELTCADPVPALQHVYLQHEFVTNAAVSVALTARLDVAFDKYPLRHYRTLHVDSGVAVQNLYLVATALGLSCCAVAGFDDAALGMLLGLGDAEIPTMLFAVGHSD, translated from the coding sequence TTGAGCAGCCGTGAAACCACCGAGCGTGCGTTGGCGGTACACCGGCTACTGAACTCCCAGCGCCCGGTGCCCGCTCAGCCGCTGCCGGATGGCCGCCGTATCCCGCTACCGGACGTTCACCCACCGAAGGCCGACCTGGTGGCGACCCTGGCGAGAAGGCGCTCGACCTACTCGCGCATGGACCGCGACCTCGAGTTGGCCGCACTGAGCGGGCTGCTGCGCTTCTCGGTCGGCGTGCAACGCTTCGTTCCCGCGTTCGGCGTCGAGGAATACCCGCTGAGCATGGCTCCCAGCGCGGGAGGGCTCGACATCCTTCGCGCCTACGTGCTCGTGCGACGCGCCGAACTGGTCGAGCCGGGGGTGTACCGCTACGAGGCCCTTTCCCACGAGCTCATCGAGCTGACCTGCGCCGATCCGGTGCCCGCGCTGCAACACGTGTACCTGCAACACGAGTTCGTCACCAACGCGGCGGTGTCGGTGGCACTCACCGCTCGGCTCGACGTCGCCTTCGACAAGTACCCGCTTCGGCACTACCGCACGCTGCACGTCGACTCAGGCGTCGCCGTGCAGAACCTGTATCTGGTGGCCACCGCGCTCGGCCTGTCGTGCTGTGCGGTCGCGGGTTTCGACGACGCCGCGCTGGGCATGCTGCTCGGCCTCGGTGACGCCGAGATCCCGACGATGCTGTTCGCCGTCGGTCACTCCGACTGA